A genome region from Actinomycetota bacterium includes the following:
- the glnA gene encoding type I glutamate--ammonia ligase codes for MKAQDIGKIIKERNIKMVDLKFNDLPGLWQHFSLPVTEVSDIGDETSSIWTEGVGFDGSSIRGFQKIQESDMILIPDASTAIVDPVCEIPTISLICDIYDPTTKEPYTRDPRYIAKKAEAYLKSTGIADLSYWGPELEFFVFDDIRFDQTENAGYYFVDSVEGDWNTGRDEKPNLGYKPRYKEGYFPVPPHDSFQDMRSAMVLTMIEAGIDVEVHHHEVATAGQAEIDMKYNTLTLMGDRMMLYKYIVKNMARKAGKVATFMPKPVFMDNGSGMHCHQSLWKGSTNLFYDAKGYAGISDTAKWYIGGLIKHGRALMAFCAPTTNSYKRLVPGYEAPVNLVYSKRNRSAAIRIPMYSENPKSKRVEFRPPDPSCNGYMAFAAMLMAGLDGIQNKIDPGKALEHDIFEMTEAEKIGIPQVPGSLAEALAALKEDSEFLLKGGVFTPDVIDVWTEYKQANEIDELALRPHPYEFYLYFDI; via the coding sequence GTGAAGGCGCAAGACATCGGCAAAATAATCAAGGAACGAAACATAAAGATGGTGGATCTGAAATTCAACGATCTGCCGGGCCTCTGGCAACACTTTTCGTTGCCGGTTACCGAGGTGTCCGACATCGGAGATGAGACAAGCAGCATCTGGACCGAAGGAGTCGGGTTTGACGGATCGAGTATCCGCGGGTTTCAGAAGATCCAGGAAAGCGATATGATTCTGATCCCCGATGCCTCAACGGCGATCGTCGATCCAGTCTGCGAGATCCCGACGATTAGCCTCATCTGCGACATCTACGATCCTACGACCAAAGAACCGTACACGCGAGACCCGCGCTACATCGCCAAGAAAGCGGAGGCGTACCTAAAGTCGACTGGTATCGCCGACCTAAGCTATTGGGGGCCGGAGCTCGAGTTCTTTGTGTTTGATGACATCCGCTTCGACCAAACTGAGAACGCGGGATACTATTTTGTCGATTCGGTTGAAGGCGATTGGAATACCGGCCGCGACGAGAAGCCAAACCTGGGCTATAAACCTCGCTATAAGGAAGGGTATTTCCCGGTACCGCCGCACGATAGTTTCCAAGATATGCGCAGCGCCATGGTTCTGACGATGATTGAGGCCGGTATCGATGTGGAAGTCCATCATCACGAAGTCGCTACAGCGGGACAAGCCGAAATCGACATGAAATACAACACTTTGACGCTGATGGGCGACAGGATGATGTTATACAAATACATCGTCAAGAATATGGCCCGCAAGGCCGGCAAAGTGGCGACGTTTATGCCCAAGCCGGTCTTCATGGACAACGGTTCCGGCATGCATTGCCACCAGAGTTTGTGGAAGGGCAGCACAAACCTCTTTTACGACGCTAAGGGATATGCCGGCATCAGCGACACTGCCAAATGGTACATCGGGGGCTTGATTAAGCATGGACGCGCTCTGATGGCGTTCTGCGCTCCGACGACCAACAGCTACAAGAGGCTCGTTCCCGGTTATGAGGCGCCGGTTAACTTGGTCTATTCCAAGCGCAACCGGAGCGCCGCTATCCGCATCCCGATGTACAGCGAGAATCCGAAATCCAAGAGGGTGGAATTCCGTCCGCCGGATCCGTCCTGTAACGGCTATATGGCCTTCGCGGCCATGTTGATGGCGGGTTTGGACGGCATCCAGAACAAGATAGATCCGGGTAAAGCGCTGGAGCACGATATCTTCGAGATGACCGAGGCTGAGAAGATAGGCATCCCGCAGGTCCCCGGTTCGCTGGCCGAAGCGCTGGCCGCGCTTAAGGAAGACAGTGAGTTTCTGCTTAAAGGTGGCGTTTTCACGCCCGACGTTATCGACGTCTGGACGGAGTATAAACAGGCTAACGAAATCGACGAGCTGGCCTTACGGCCGCACCCGTATGAGTTCTACCTCTACTTCGATATCTAA